From the genome of Thermogutta terrifontis, one region includes:
- a CDS encoding aldehyde dehydrogenase family protein, with product MAIAEFDLLPEVREFLEKKRFGGVIGGKEVFSQKGETFVTRDPGTGEVLAEVDNMQPEEVDQAVNAAWKAFRESGWPTMTAHERGALLHRWVEAVEKRKRVLAQIESLDCGKIYRQAEADVQNFIDTMRYFIEMSLHIERRATLAVPRYEAYSYRAPWGPCGFIFPWNFPILLVGWGIAPALAAGNTVVIKPAEDTPLSTLFVAHLAKEAGIPDGVINVIPGIGEITGAALARHPGLRRMSFTGSPEVGRLVAEACGRNLVPVKLELGGKGAAVVFDDVDLSDTVEQLVRAVTFHCGQVCCTATRWIIQKSIYDKFVEQALERLRSLKIGHELEPRVDIGPVVNEKQKKRILSYIERGRQEGAEVILEGGEAEVPGKKGFYVKPALLAGSLKNVAAQEEIFGPVAYLTSFEDEQDAIAKANDTDYGLANSVWTADLERARRVAEAMEAANSWINAHNLFPHGVPYAGIKKSGLGGGVLSEQTFFDYLRSTSVVRPLA from the coding sequence ATGGCCATTGCGGAATTCGATCTCTTGCCGGAAGTTCGAGAGTTTCTCGAAAAGAAGCGCTTTGGCGGAGTGATCGGTGGCAAAGAGGTTTTCTCCCAGAAGGGAGAAACCTTCGTGACCCGCGATCCCGGGACGGGTGAGGTGTTGGCCGAGGTCGATAATATGCAACCAGAAGAGGTAGACCAGGCCGTCAACGCTGCATGGAAGGCGTTCCGCGAGAGCGGCTGGCCTACAATGACCGCCCACGAGCGGGGTGCGTTGCTTCATCGGTGGGTCGAAGCGGTGGAGAAGCGGAAGCGGGTGCTTGCCCAGATCGAGTCCCTCGATTGCGGAAAGATTTATCGCCAGGCTGAGGCGGATGTCCAGAATTTTATTGACACAATGCGTTACTTCATCGAGATGTCGCTCCATATCGAGCGCCGCGCTACTCTGGCGGTGCCGCGGTATGAGGCGTACTCCTATCGCGCTCCATGGGGGCCCTGCGGGTTCATTTTTCCGTGGAATTTTCCCATTTTGCTCGTGGGTTGGGGAATCGCGCCGGCTTTGGCTGCTGGGAACACGGTTGTCATCAAACCAGCGGAGGACACACCATTGTCCACGCTGTTTGTGGCTCATCTGGCGAAGGAAGCCGGTATTCCCGACGGCGTGATCAATGTAATTCCCGGCATTGGTGAAATCACCGGGGCGGCGTTAGCTCGGCATCCCGGTTTAAGGCGAATGTCCTTCACGGGATCGCCAGAAGTGGGCCGATTGGTTGCCGAGGCCTGTGGCCGAAACCTGGTTCCGGTAAAGCTGGAATTGGGCGGCAAAGGAGCCGCCGTCGTGTTCGACGACGTGGATCTATCCGACACCGTGGAACAACTGGTACGAGCTGTCACGTTCCATTGTGGGCAGGTCTGTTGTACAGCCACGCGATGGATCATTCAGAAATCGATCTATGACAAATTTGTGGAGCAGGCGCTGGAGCGGCTGCGGTCTTTGAAGATCGGTCATGAGTTGGAGCCCCGGGTGGATATCGGACCGGTAGTCAACGAAAAGCAGAAAAAGCGAATCCTTTCCTATATCGAGCGTGGGCGGCAAGAGGGGGCTGAGGTGATTCTTGAGGGGGGTGAAGCGGAAGTGCCAGGTAAGAAGGGGTTCTACGTCAAGCCAGCTTTGCTGGCTGGGTCGCTCAAAAACGTTGCAGCTCAGGAGGAGATTTTTGGCCCGGTGGCTTACCTGACTTCCTTCGAGGACGAGCAGGATGCCATTGCCAAAGCGAACGACACGGACTACGGTCTGGCCAATAGCGTATGGACAGCCGATCTGGAAAGAGCTCGTCGCGTGGCCGAGGCCATGGAGGCTGCCAATAGCTGGATCAATGCCCATAACCTCTTCCCTCACGGAGTGCCTTACGCTGGGATAAAAAAGAGCGGACTGGGCGGCGGCGTGCTCTCCGAACAGACGTTTTTCGACTATCTGCGCAGCACTTCTGTGGTTCGGCCTCTGGCGTGA